In Carya illinoinensis cultivar Pawnee chromosome 7, C.illinoinensisPawnee_v1, whole genome shotgun sequence, the following are encoded in one genomic region:
- the LOC122316906 gene encoding omega-hydroxypalmitate O-feruloyl transferase, giving the protein MGTLYPEPPSLLQDLKVTVHSSSLVFPSQENERKSMFLSNIDQVLNFSVETVHFFPSKKEFPPEVVAEKLKHTLAKALVPYDFLAGRLNLNPQTGRLEIDCNAAGVGFVVASSEYTLDEIGDLVYPNPAFAQLVCKTWGYILKPDDHPLGIFQLTSFKCGGFAMGISTNHATFDGLSFKHFLENLASLAADKPCLAVIPCNDRQSLAARSPPQVPFSHPELLKIPHGQESNLSVFEATQEDLAFNIFRLTSGDIANLKEQAKATSGAAINANTRITGFNVVSAHVWRCKALSCGADNNMERLSTILYAVDIRPRLKPPLPSSYAGNAVLTAYATAPCKELSEGPLAKLVDIVSEGERRITDEYARSAIDWGELYKGFPHGEFLVSSWWRLGFAEVEYPWGRPRYSCPIVYHRKDIILLFPDINEGGERGSGVNVLVALPAEEMKKFQSLFHKLLSG; this is encoded by the exons atgggAACTCTCTACCCAGAACCCCCATCTCTCCTCCAAGACCTTAAGGTTACCGTCCACAGTTCCTCCCTAGTTTTTCCCTcccaagaaaatgagagaaaatccATGTTCTTATCCAACATAGACCAAGTTCTGAATTTCAGCGTCGAAACAGTACATTTCTTTCCATCCAAGAAAGAATTTCCTCCAGAAGTTGTAGCCGAGAAACTAAAGCACACATTAGCAAAGGCACTGGTTCCATACGATTTCCTTGCTGGTAGATTGAATCTAAACCCGCAAACGGGTCGTCTCGAGATTGATTGCAACGCAGCTGGGGTCGGTTTTGTGGTTGCTTCTAGTGAGTATACACTGGATGAGATTGGAGATTTGGTTTACCCAAACCCAGCTTTTGCGCAACTAGTTTGCAAGACTTGGGGATATATCTTGAAGCCAGATGATCATCCACTTGGTATTTTCcag TTGACGTCATTTAAGTGCGGTGGCTTTGCAATGGGTATCTCAACGAACCATGCAACATTTGATGGCCTAAGCTTCAAACATTTCTTGGAGAACCTGGCTTCCCTAGCTGCTGATAAACCCTGCCTTGCTGTCATCCCCTGCAATGACCGTCAGTCCCTGGCTGCTCGATCCCCACCGCAAGTCCCATTCTCACACCCTGAGCTGCTCAAGATTCCCCATGGCCAGGAGTCCAACCTTTCTGTCTTTGAAGCCACCCAAGAAGATCTTGCCTTTAACATTTTCCGGTTGACCTCCGGTGATATTGCCAACCTCAAGGAGCAGGCCAAAGCCACCAGCGGTGCCGCCATTAATGCCAACACCCGTATCACCGGCTTTAACGTCGTCTCCGCCCATGTATGGCGGTGCAAAGCATTATCCTGCGGCGCGGACAACAACATGGAGAGGCTGTCCACCATTCTTTATGCTGTTGACATAAGGCCAAGACTCAAGCCACCATTGCCGTCATCTTATGCAGGGAACGCGGTGCTCACTGCATATGCGACAGCTCCATGCAAGGAGCTAAGTGAAGGGCCATTGGCAAAGCTTGTGGATATTGTTTCCGAAGGTGAAAGAAGGATAACAGATGAGTATGCAAGGTCTGCCATAGACTGGGGAGAGCTGTACAAAGGGTTTCCCCATGGGGAGTTTTTGGTTTCATCATGGTGGAGATTAGGGTTTGCTGAGGTGGAGTATCCGTGGGGAAGGCCAAGGTACAGCTGTCCTATTGTTTATCACAGGAAGGACATCATTTTGCTGTTTCCTGATATCAATGAAGGTGGAGAAAGAGGCAGTGGGGTCAACGTTTTGGTGGCTCTCCCTGCTGAGGAAATGAAAAAGTTCCAAAGCCTCTTCCATAAGTTATTGTCAGGTTGA